Proteins found in one Microcella daejeonensis genomic segment:
- a CDS encoding DUF3027 domain-containing protein, which translates to MPDAGTPATPGRDALADRQVLEPIARAALAEITPESTVGAFREITVEDAVATVHFSPRMGGYPGWVWAVAIAVNEGLEPSVLETELIPSDGALVAPEWVPWSDRLEEYLSHQADEDDSEEEDSDDAEESDDSEESDDDDHEHDEDDLDPDDDVDGVDIDEHAPMTEHDDTEHDDTEHDPTDED; encoded by the coding sequence ATGCCTGACGCGGGCACCCCGGCGACGCCGGGCCGCGACGCCCTCGCCGACCGCCAGGTGCTCGAGCCCATCGCCCGGGCGGCGCTCGCCGAGATCACCCCTGAGTCGACGGTCGGCGCGTTCCGCGAGATCACCGTCGAGGACGCCGTCGCGACCGTGCACTTCTCGCCGCGCATGGGCGGCTACCCCGGCTGGGTGTGGGCCGTCGCCATCGCGGTGAACGAGGGCCTCGAGCCGAGCGTGCTGGAGACCGAGCTCATCCCCTCCGACGGCGCGCTCGTGGCCCCCGAATGGGTGCCGTGGTCGGATCGCCTGGAGGAGTACCTTTCCCATCAGGCGGATGAGGATGACTCCGAGGAGGAGGATTCCGACGACGCGGAGGAGTCGGACGACTCCGAGGAGTCGGATGACGACGATCACGAGCACGACGAGGACGACCTCGATCCGGACGACGACGTCGACGGCGTCGACATCGACGAGCACGCACCGATGACCGAGCACGACGACACCGAGCACGACGACACCGAGCACGACCCGACCGACGAGGATTGA
- a CDS encoding septum formation family protein produces MTTTARVLSARSLAAVAATALLALSLGGCAAINSITGEVERDDSGQVVEGNDSADVFAIAVGDCLNDASVAEEEVSSLPIVPCSEPHDSEVYSAFDLTTAELPTDEELAAAVEENCGSAFEQFIGLAYEESLYYVSYFSPSAESWATGDREVLCTVYDQAGQTTGSLEGIAR; encoded by the coding sequence ATGACGACGACCGCCCGCGTGCTGAGCGCACGATCCCTCGCGGCGGTCGCCGCCACCGCGCTGCTCGCCCTCTCACTGGGCGGATGCGCGGCGATCAACTCGATCACCGGCGAGGTCGAGCGCGACGACAGCGGCCAGGTCGTCGAGGGCAACGACAGCGCCGACGTCTTCGCCATCGCCGTGGGCGACTGCCTCAACGACGCCTCGGTCGCGGAGGAGGAGGTCAGCTCGCTCCCCATCGTCCCCTGCAGCGAGCCGCACGACAGCGAGGTGTACTCCGCCTTCGACCTGACCACGGCCGAGCTGCCGACCGATGAGGAGCTCGCCGCAGCCGTCGAGGAGAACTGCGGTTCCGCTTTCGAGCAGTTCATCGGGCTCGCCTACGAGGAGTCGCTCTACTACGTCAGCTACTTCAGCCCGAGCGCCGAGAGCTGGGCCACCGGCGATCGCGAGGTGCTCTGCACGGTCTACGACCAGGCGGGCCAGACCACCGGCAGCCTCGAGGGGATCGCCCGCTAG